A genomic stretch from Shewanella sediminis HAW-EB3 includes:
- a CDS encoding FGGY-family carbohydrate kinase — translation MMNEKDNGYLLAIDNGTQSVRALIFDLQGQLVAKSQVKLIPYVSPQSGWCEQSGEYYWDKLCQACQSLWAQGIDKTRIKGMSVTTQRGTMLPLDCEGNPLHDAILWLDQRKAEPEKNLGGIWDPLFKVMGLSETINTFRSRAQPNWLYQARRDLWDKTYKFTFLSGFFHHRLTGEWVDSSGSQVGYLPFDYRKHRWAKKWDWKWRALNVREDQLLPLVDPGDRIGEITAQASALTGIPEGLPVIAAAADKACEVLGSGGQHSDVGCLSFGTTATINVTMKRYVEAVRFLPPYPSAIAGSYCSEVMLYRGFWMVSWFKEQFAHIEKAKADEAGIEAEALFDELVNTVPPGSMGLMLQPYWGPGVKQPGPEAKGAVIGFGDIHTRAHLYRAILEGLAFGLKEGLEAIEKRSGCKIKELRVSGGGAQSDAAMQIAADVFGLTTVRAHTVETSGLGAAIDAAVGLGLHPDFDSAIKAMVHQGKRFEPDAEHYKMYQRLYGEVYLNIYKKLQPLYSKIRDITGYPE, via the coding sequence ATGATGAATGAAAAAGATAACGGCTACCTACTGGCTATCGATAATGGCACTCAGAGTGTCCGGGCACTTATCTTCGATCTACAGGGACAATTGGTTGCCAAATCTCAGGTGAAGCTCATTCCCTATGTGTCACCTCAGTCTGGTTGGTGTGAGCAAAGTGGCGAGTATTACTGGGATAAGTTGTGTCAGGCCTGCCAATCACTCTGGGCTCAAGGGATCGATAAGACAAGAATCAAAGGGATGTCTGTGACCACACAGCGCGGCACTATGTTGCCCTTGGACTGCGAAGGTAACCCATTGCATGACGCCATATTATGGCTCGATCAGCGTAAAGCCGAACCGGAGAAAAATCTGGGAGGGATCTGGGACCCGCTGTTTAAGGTGATGGGACTTAGCGAAACCATCAATACGTTTCGCAGCCGGGCACAGCCTAACTGGCTCTATCAGGCCAGGCGAGATCTATGGGATAAAACCTATAAATTTACCTTCCTGTCGGGCTTTTTTCACCACAGATTGACCGGCGAGTGGGTCGACTCATCGGGCTCGCAGGTGGGCTACCTTCCATTCGATTACAGGAAACACAGGTGGGCAAAGAAGTGGGATTGGAAGTGGCGAGCGCTGAATGTGAGAGAGGATCAACTATTGCCCTTGGTCGATCCCGGCGATCGGATCGGTGAGATCACGGCTCAGGCGAGTGCATTGACCGGGATCCCCGAAGGCTTGCCGGTGATCGCTGCCGCAGCAGACAAGGCATGTGAGGTCTTAGGCTCCGGCGGTCAACACTCAGATGTGGGCTGCCTGAGCTTCGGCACTACTGCAACCATCAATGTCACCATGAAACGTTACGTTGAGGCGGTGCGCTTTCTCCCCCCCTATCCGTCGGCCATTGCCGGTTCCTACTGTAGTGAAGTGATGCTGTATCGAGGCTTCTGGATGGTGAGCTGGTTTAAGGAGCAGTTTGCTCATATCGAGAAGGCAAAAGCGGATGAGGCGGGGATAGAGGCGGAAGCGCTATTCGATGAGTTGGTGAATACCGTACCTCCCGGCTCCATGGGCTTAATGCTTCAGCCCTATTGGGGCCCGGGTGTTAAGCAACCCGGCCCTGAAGCGAAAGGCGCCGTGATAGGCTTTGGAGATATTCATACCCGCGCTCACCTGTATCGGGCGATATTGGAGGGGCTGGCCTTCGGTCTTAAAGAGGGGCTGGAAGCCATCGAAAAGCGCAGTGGCTGCAAGATAAAAGAGCTTAGGGTATCCGGTGGTGGGGCGCAGAGTGATGCGGCCATGCAGATCGCCGCCGATGTATTCGGCTTAACCACGGTCAGGGCTCACACGGTAGAAACTTCGGGACTGGGCGCCGCCATCGATGCTGCGGTCGGACTGGGCTTACATCCGGATTTCGACAGCGCAATTAAGGCCATGGTGCATCAGGGGAAACGGTTCGAGCCCGATGCAGAGCATTATAAGATGTATCAGCGACTCTATGGCGAGGTCTATCTCAATATCTATAAGAAGCTGCAACCGCTGTATTCTAAGATCAGGGATATAACGGGCTACCCTGAATAG
- a CDS encoding TraB/GumN family protein, whose protein sequence is MATSQLKRLVALVCMFVAMGLACAQAAPLDTPPFYKIEYKGKVSYLLGSIHVGKANFYPMPEQIESLFDSAESLVVEADAASADIATLIRKYGVGQAPIDIETQAVLDSYCQRRARECAALSGYAPWLQSMQLGMARFEALGYSAVYGVEQVLISKNRGRPVLELESTEFQFQLMASFDDKTQWSMVKEAIEGPDEDMHGLISSWRTGDELHLAELMEGQMSDGDNKELLEKILWKRNIDMAARIRELMLDPDTPQPMFIAVGAGHVVGDRSMVLEMQKYGAETTNCWQKQCN, encoded by the coding sequence ATGGCAACAAGTCAACTGAAGCGATTAGTTGCATTGGTATGTATGTTTGTGGCGATGGGGCTGGCTTGTGCCCAAGCGGCACCGCTGGATACGCCACCATTTTATAAAATTGAATATAAGGGGAAGGTCTCCTATCTGTTGGGGTCGATTCATGTGGGCAAGGCAAATTTTTATCCTATGCCTGAGCAAATTGAATCTCTGTTCGATTCGGCTGAGTCCTTGGTGGTTGAAGCGGATGCTGCCAGCGCTGATATTGCCACATTGATCAGAAAGTACGGAGTAGGTCAGGCTCCTATCGATATTGAGACTCAGGCTGTACTCGATAGTTATTGTCAGAGAAGGGCGAGAGAGTGCGCCGCATTAAGTGGTTATGCTCCCTGGTTGCAGTCGATGCAACTGGGAATGGCCAGATTTGAAGCGCTGGGCTACAGCGCTGTATATGGGGTCGAGCAGGTATTGATCTCAAAGAACAGGGGCAGGCCTGTTTTGGAGTTGGAAAGTACCGAGTTTCAGTTTCAACTTATGGCTTCATTCGATGATAAGACCCAATGGAGTATGGTTAAAGAGGCCATCGAAGGACCCGATGAAGATATGCACGGCCTGATTAGCTCATGGCGCACAGGAGATGAACTTCATCTTGCCGAATTGATGGAGGGGCAGATGTCCGATGGAGACAATAAAGAGTTACTCGAGAAGATTTTATGGAAAAGAAATATCGACATGGCGGCAAGAATAAGAGAGCTGATGCTCGACCCTGACACTCCACAACCTATGTTTATAGCTGTCGGAGCCGGGCATGTGGTCGGCGACCGAAGCATGGTGCTTGAGATGCAAAAATATGGTGCTGAGACTACAAATTGTTGGCAGAAACAGTGTAATTGA
- a CDS encoding MaoC family dehydratase, with translation MPSLFSLYRKIFFGRKPGWNEQALPKIQVSSSGVCLSREKVEQYASVCGFDFDGKTLPLTYLYVMAFRLHAVIFTHQAITFPLLGMIHLRNSITLHRAVSVDEKFNLECELTDSQVTDSGLEFDLVSRAFVDGELVWESLSTYLYRIEGATRRVRPPKGNGMAWETPQAWSLSDDLGRRYAKASGDYNLIHLHPLLSKRFGFDRVLAHGMWSKARCIAQMMPQIGDRPCTVDVAFKLPLFMPSDVSFAAEINEDNLIFELRDARGRRPHLSGELRFL, from the coding sequence TTGCCTTCGCTGTTCTCCTTGTATCGCAAGATCTTCTTTGGCCGTAAGCCGGGTTGGAATGAACAAGCATTACCGAAAATCCAAGTCAGTAGTTCGGGTGTATGTCTGTCTCGGGAAAAAGTTGAGCAATACGCCTCAGTATGTGGTTTTGACTTCGATGGTAAAACATTACCCCTGACCTATCTCTATGTGATGGCATTTCGTCTGCATGCGGTGATTTTTACCCATCAGGCTATCACTTTCCCGCTGCTTGGCATGATACACCTAAGAAATAGCATCACCTTGCACAGAGCCGTCAGTGTCGATGAGAAATTCAACTTAGAGTGCGAATTGACCGATAGTCAAGTAACTGATTCCGGGCTGGAATTTGATCTCGTATCTCGTGCTTTCGTCGATGGTGAGTTGGTGTGGGAGTCGCTATCGACTTACCTGTATCGTATCGAAGGTGCTACGCGTCGTGTTCGCCCGCCAAAGGGGAATGGCATGGCGTGGGAAACGCCCCAAGCCTGGTCCTTGTCCGATGATCTCGGACGCCGTTATGCTAAGGCCTCCGGTGATTACAACCTGATCCACCTACATCCGCTACTCTCAAAGCGATTTGGTTTCGATAGAGTTCTGGCTCATGGCATGTGGTCTAAGGCTCGCTGTATTGCTCAGATGATGCCTCAGATTGGCGATCGTCCCTGTACTGTGGATGTCGCTTTTAAGCTGCCACTTTTCATGCCCTCCGATGTGAGTTTTGCAGCCGAAATTAACGAAGACAATTTAATATTTGAATTGAGAGATGCCCGTGGACGTCGTCCGCACCTCTCCGGAGAGCTTAGGTTTCTTTAG
- a CDS encoding HU family DNA-binding protein, whose amino-acid sequence MNKTELVAKIAENAELTKAEAARALKSFEETVTEAMKNGDKISIVGFGSFETSNRAARTGRNPQTGKEIQIPAATVPKFKAGKTLKDSVN is encoded by the coding sequence ATGAATAAGACTGAACTTGTTGCAAAAATAGCTGAGAATGCGGAACTGACTAAAGCAGAAGCTGCACGCGCACTAAAATCTTTTGAAGAGACTGTCACCGAAGCGATGAAAAATGGTGATAAGATCTCTATCGTTGGTTTTGGTTCTTTTGAAACTTCTAATCGCGCTGCACGCACTGGTCGTAACCCACAAACGGGTAAAGAGATCCAAATCCCAGCAGCGACCGTTCCAAAATTTAAAGCTGGTAAGACTCTGAAAGATAGCGTTAACTAA
- a CDS encoding response regulator, translated as MSTLLPSELSILLVEPSDTQRKIICSRLTHEGICNIQTATSLTEAQTIISRHHPDLVASAMHFEDGTALDLLKQLKETNEYKDIQFMLVSSECRREQLEVYRQSGVVSILPKPFSSEHLGKALNATIDLLSQDELDLSHFDVHSLRVLVVDDSKMARKIIRRTISNLGLQLITEAVDGAEAIEIMKLNMFDLVITDYNMPSVDGLALTQFIRNHSQQSHIPILMVSSEANDAHLSNVSQAGVNALCDKPFEPQLVKQILYQLLDE; from the coding sequence ATGAGCACATTATTGCCTAGTGAACTTTCAATACTTCTTGTCGAGCCTTCCGATACTCAGAGAAAAATTATCTGTAGCAGGCTAACTCATGAAGGCATCTGCAATATTCAAACTGCAACGAGTCTAACTGAAGCCCAAACCATCATTAGTCGCCATCATCCTGATCTGGTTGCCAGTGCTATGCATTTCGAAGATGGCACAGCATTAGATCTGCTTAAACAATTAAAAGAGACCAACGAGTATAAAGACATTCAATTTATGTTGGTCTCCAGTGAATGCCGCCGTGAACAGCTAGAGGTTTATAGACAGTCTGGCGTGGTATCCATTCTTCCTAAGCCATTCTCATCCGAACACTTAGGTAAAGCGCTCAATGCCACCATCGATCTCTTAAGCCAGGATGAGCTAGATCTCAGTCACTTCGATGTACATAGCCTTAGAGTCCTGGTTGTCGATGACAGTAAGATGGCTCGAAAGATCATAAGACGAACAATTTCAAATTTAGGCCTTCAGTTGATCACCGAAGCAGTAGATGGGGCTGAAGCCATCGAAATAATGAAATTGAATATGTTTGATTTAGTGATCACAGATTACAATATGCCCAGTGTCGATGGCTTAGCCTTGACTCAATTTATTCGTAACCATAGTCAGCAATCTCATATTCCCATCCTTATGGTGTCGTCTGAGGCCAATGATGCTCATCTCAGCAATGTTTCCCAGGCAGGCGTCAATGCCCTTTGCGATAAACCCTTCGAACCTCAACTTGTTAAGCAGATCCTCTATCAGTTGCTCGATGAATGA
- a CDS encoding TorF family putative porin gives MKQALRTTSILASGLLMTFCANASVTANIGASSNYLWRGVTQTQDAVAVQGGIDYEHDSGVYLGTWASNVDFGDDTSYEIDFYAGYAGSIGEDFGYDIGYLYYAYPDSDASVDFGEITAALSWKWFSVSYSQIVNADSDVASDPLDEKDLSYIQAGFSFPFSDTLSLDLHYGYSSGDVSTAWFDVDSYADYSLSLNKDTDIGTVSFMVSDTDLEQDDPKVILGYSYSFDL, from the coding sequence ATGAAACAAGCACTCAGAACGACCTCTATACTGGCCTCAGGCCTATTAATGACCTTTTGCGCTAATGCAAGTGTCACTGCAAATATTGGTGCCAGCTCTAACTACCTCTGGCGAGGAGTCACTCAGACTCAGGACGCTGTCGCCGTTCAAGGGGGTATCGATTATGAACACGATAGCGGTGTCTATCTGGGCACATGGGCTTCGAATGTAGATTTTGGCGATGACACAAGCTATGAAATTGATTTTTATGCTGGTTATGCAGGTTCAATTGGTGAAGACTTTGGCTACGATATTGGTTATCTCTATTATGCCTACCCCGATAGTGATGCTAGCGTAGACTTTGGCGAAATTACCGCGGCATTAAGTTGGAAGTGGTTCTCGGTAAGTTACTCTCAGATAGTCAATGCCGACAGTGATGTGGCTTCAGATCCGCTGGATGAAAAAGATCTCTCCTATATCCAGGCTGGTTTTTCATTCCCTTTCTCAGACACATTAAGCTTAGATCTCCATTACGGATATTCATCCGGTGATGTGAGCACCGCATGGTTCGATGTCGATAGCTACGCCGATTATTCTTTATCTCTAAATAAAGACACCGATATCGGAACTGTCTCATTTATGGTGAGTGATACCGATCTGGAGCAAGACGATCCTAAAGTGATTTTGGGATACAGCTATAGCTTCGACCTATAG
- a CDS encoding formate--tetrahydrofolate ligase: MLTDIEISRQTKHRPITQIAEKFGITSSELVPFGDAKAKVKLSILKRVDDNLEGKLVIVTAVTPTPFGEGKTVTSIGLTQGLNALGKKACACIRQPSMGPVFGIKGGAAGGGYSQVVPMEELNLHLTGDIHAVSSAHNLAAAAIDARLFHESRMTADEYREQSGQAPLNIDPEKILWRRVVDHNERSLRNITVGLGANNGPIHDSGFDITAASELMAILALSLDLKDMRRRIGKLVLALDSLGQPITAETLGVAGAMTVIMSDAIEPTLMQTLTGDPCLIHAGPFANIAHGNSSIIADRIALKLADIVVTEGGFGSDMGFEKFCNIKTRVSGKTPDAAVVVVTLKALKANSGIDSQNDINRPDMARLQVGFANLKWHIDNVSQYGAPVVVAINRFPTDTFEELTWLKAKVLETAAFGCEICEGFSQGAKGAEALARVVVSATEQKSDFKFLYQLDESIESKLLTIAEAGYGAAGIKLSPDAKIQLQEINSMGLDKLAVCVAKTPLSISHEPKVKGVPTDFELPITQLKINAGAGFITALVGKVMTMPGLGIKPGYLNVDINEDDEIVGLA; this comes from the coding sequence ATGCTGACCGATATCGAGATCTCTCGTCAAACCAAGCATCGACCCATTACCCAAATCGCAGAAAAATTCGGCATTACCTCATCTGAGCTTGTCCCCTTTGGAGACGCTAAAGCTAAAGTAAAGTTATCGATTTTAAAGCGCGTAGATGACAATTTAGAGGGGAAGTTAGTCATTGTCACGGCCGTGACACCCACGCCATTCGGTGAAGGAAAAACAGTCACCAGCATAGGCTTAACTCAGGGATTAAATGCTCTGGGTAAAAAAGCCTGCGCCTGTATTCGCCAGCCCAGTATGGGACCCGTTTTTGGCATTAAAGGAGGGGCTGCTGGTGGCGGTTACTCCCAGGTGGTCCCGATGGAGGAGTTGAATCTGCATCTGACCGGTGATATTCATGCCGTGAGTAGTGCCCATAACTTAGCCGCAGCGGCTATCGATGCCAGATTATTTCATGAGTCCAGAATGACGGCTGACGAGTATCGGGAGCAGTCGGGGCAAGCGCCCCTTAATATCGATCCTGAGAAGATCTTGTGGCGCCGGGTGGTGGACCATAATGAACGCAGTTTAAGAAATATTACCGTAGGGTTAGGAGCCAATAACGGCCCCATACATGACTCAGGATTTGATATCACCGCCGCTTCAGAGCTGATGGCAATATTGGCTTTGAGTCTGGACTTAAAAGATATGCGCAGACGTATCGGAAAGCTAGTGCTTGCACTGGATAGCCTGGGGCAACCGATAACTGCTGAGACCTTAGGCGTTGCCGGCGCGATGACTGTGATCATGAGTGATGCGATAGAACCTACGCTTATGCAGACATTAACGGGCGATCCTTGTCTTATTCATGCCGGCCCCTTTGCCAATATCGCTCACGGCAACTCATCGATTATCGCCGACAGGATAGCCTTAAAGCTTGCCGATATCGTGGTGACTGAAGGTGGTTTTGGATCAGACATGGGGTTCGAAAAATTCTGCAATATCAAGACGCGCGTATCGGGTAAGACACCCGATGCCGCCGTTGTCGTGGTGACATTAAAAGCCCTGAAAGCCAACTCGGGTATAGATTCACAAAATGATATCAACCGGCCCGATATGGCGCGTCTACAAGTAGGCTTTGCTAACCTGAAATGGCATATCGATAACGTGAGTCAATATGGCGCTCCGGTAGTCGTGGCGATCAACCGCTTTCCAACCGATACCTTTGAGGAGCTGACATGGCTTAAAGCTAAGGTGCTTGAAACTGCGGCTTTTGGTTGTGAGATCTGTGAAGGATTCAGTCAGGGAGCGAAAGGCGCCGAGGCATTGGCCAGGGTCGTTGTCAGCGCAACAGAGCAGAAATCTGATTTTAAATTCCTATACCAGCTCGATGAGAGTATAGAGTCAAAGCTGCTCACTATCGCCGAGGCAGGGTATGGCGCGGCAGGAATAAAATTGTCACCAGACGCCAAAATCCAGCTGCAAGAGATAAACTCAATGGGGCTGGATAAACTTGCTGTGTGTGTGGCCAAGACCCCGTTATCGATAAGTCATGAACCTAAGGTTAAAGGAGTTCCGACCGATTTCGAGCTGCCTATCACTCAGTTGAAAATCAATGCCGGCGCCGGTTTTATAACAGCCTTGGTCGGTAAGGTGATGACAATGCCTGGGTTGGGTATTAAGCCAGGATATTTGAATGTGGATATCAATGAAGACGATGAAATAGTCGGATTGGCGTAA
- a CDS encoding glycerol-3-phosphate dehydrogenase/oxidase, with product MKTLTQASIQAREAIVVVKAGELASEYDLVVIGGGITGAGIFHLAASQGLKVLLVEQQDFAWGTSSRSSKMVHGGLRYLAAGQWRMTRDTARQREALLAELPGLVELMPYMMLHRQGDFPSAALFKRVLSIYDKLAGCDYHKPLTLEKAQTWLTELSFDGVTGVSLFADGVTDDARLVLRLLQDGVLAGGQALNYAKVTGLIESENGISGIELELDEGKHKIGAKCVINATGSWASQLHPLEKGLLRPLRGSHLVLPFERLPVSACITFFHPIDKRPVYIYPWQGCTVIGTTDLDHDQGIESEPGITRTEVDYLLQLTRNYFPDKEIGEEDVISCWSGIRPILSSSTDTAPSKESREHVIWSKPGLISVTGGKLTGFHLMAEEVLESIKTQFPAMMKDIKQAKFSQPVMGYADKRLIGYFGHFATSISEMKNNQQIGISRCQWRELEWSLLNESVVHLDDLLLRRTRLGLLLGGGIIKYREQILALCCQSLNWSESMAEQEWQRFELIFSTYYSLPNKDKPASAYSQLSAGSQSSTANSPDTDNLLSTETL from the coding sequence ATGAAGACCCTGACTCAGGCGTCGATCCAGGCCCGTGAGGCGATCGTCGTTGTAAAAGCTGGTGAGCTAGCCTCCGAGTACGATCTTGTCGTGATCGGTGGCGGGATCACTGGGGCGGGGATATTTCATCTGGCTGCGAGCCAAGGGTTAAAGGTGCTGCTGGTCGAACAGCAGGATTTTGCATGGGGCACATCGAGTCGTTCATCTAAGATGGTCCATGGTGGGTTACGTTATTTGGCTGCTGGCCAATGGCGAATGACGCGGGATACGGCCAGACAGAGGGAGGCGCTGCTTGCCGAACTGCCCGGATTGGTCGAATTGATGCCCTATATGATGTTGCACCGACAGGGGGATTTTCCCTCGGCGGCGCTGTTTAAGCGGGTACTGTCAATCTACGATAAACTCGCGGGATGTGATTACCATAAGCCCCTCACACTCGAGAAGGCCCAAACCTGGCTGACTGAACTCTCGTTTGATGGGGTAACCGGAGTGAGTCTGTTTGCCGATGGGGTCACCGATGATGCCCGCTTAGTGCTGCGTCTACTTCAGGATGGTGTTCTCGCCGGGGGCCAGGCGCTTAATTACGCCAAAGTCACCGGACTTATCGAGTCAGAGAATGGGATCTCGGGGATCGAACTGGAATTGGATGAGGGAAAGCATAAGATAGGCGCCAAGTGCGTCATCAATGCGACCGGCAGCTGGGCATCACAGCTTCATCCACTCGAGAAGGGGCTGCTCAGGCCCTTGAGAGGCAGTCATCTGGTACTGCCTTTCGAGCGACTCCCTGTGTCTGCATGCATCACCTTCTTTCATCCTATCGATAAACGCCCCGTCTATATCTATCCATGGCAGGGCTGTACCGTGATCGGCACAACCGATCTGGATCATGACCAAGGGATCGAAAGTGAACCGGGAATAACCCGAACCGAAGTGGACTATCTGCTGCAGCTGACCCGTAACTATTTCCCTGATAAAGAGATTGGTGAGGAGGATGTGATCAGTTGCTGGAGTGGCATCAGACCGATATTGAGTTCATCTACCGATACCGCCCCCTCCAAGGAGTCCCGTGAACATGTTATCTGGTCGAAACCCGGCCTTATCTCGGTCACCGGAGGCAAGCTGACCGGTTTTCACCTGATGGCTGAAGAGGTACTTGAGAGTATCAAGACTCAATTTCCCGCTATGATGAAGGATATAAAACAGGCTAAGTTTAGTCAGCCTGTTATGGGTTATGCCGATAAGCGCCTCATCGGATATTTTGGCCATTTTGCGACAAGTATTTCTGAGATGAAAAATAATCAGCAGATCGGTATAAGCCGCTGTCAGTGGCGGGAGTTAGAGTGGTCTCTGCTCAACGAGAGTGTTGTACATCTCGACGATCTCTTGCTTCGACGCACCCGTTTGGGGTTATTGTTAGGAGGTGGCATTATCAAGTATCGCGAGCAAATTCTCGCTCTGTGTTGTCAATCTCTGAACTGGTCTGAATCGATGGCTGAGCAGGAGTGGCAGAGATTTGAGCTGATCTTCTCAACATACTACTCTCTGCCAAACAAAGACAAGCCGGCAAGTGCCTACAGCCAGTTAAGTGCCGGCAGCCAATCAAGTACAGCTAACTCACCAGATACTGACAACTTACTAAGTACAGAAACTTTATGA
- a CDS encoding DUF3016 domain-containing protein, translated as MKLTYILFAGVLTSTAVIAADETVENPVTEQGVVKIEWQDPKSFRDVKAVGDIQSRYEKRTFDTLTKNLNREASKTLKSEQKLEMLVTDLDLAGDVRPTFGATMNDIRLVEELYPPRITFSYKILEGDKVIMAGDEKLTDMGFMQRVGRASDKPMRYESKMLTDWLKKTVEPKL; from the coding sequence ATGAAGTTAACCTATATATTATTTGCGGGAGTATTAACTTCCACTGCTGTGATTGCAGCAGATGAAACTGTTGAAAATCCAGTGACCGAGCAAGGAGTGGTAAAAATTGAGTGGCAAGATCCCAAGAGCTTTCGTGATGTGAAGGCGGTCGGTGATATTCAATCCCGATATGAAAAAAGAACATTTGATACCCTGACTAAGAACTTGAATAGAGAGGCGAGTAAAACATTAAAGAGTGAGCAAAAGCTTGAGATGCTGGTGACAGATCTCGACCTCGCCGGTGATGTCAGGCCCACTTTTGGCGCCACGATGAATGATATTCGCTTAGTTGAAGAGCTCTATCCTCCACGCATCACTTTCAGCTATAAAATTCTCGAAGGAGACAAGGTCATTATGGCTGGCGATGAGAAGTTGACCGATATGGGGTTTATGCAAAGGGTTGGGCGCGCGAGTGATAAGCCGATGAGATACGAGTCAAAAATGCTTACTGACTGGCTGAAAAAGACGGTTGAACCTAAGTTGTAA
- a CDS encoding DUF4240 domain-containing protein, which translates to MTETEFWQLVTRTTPDQDQISLAENLKGKLEQLSDEQLVEFDKFFGQQMRRSYSWSVWGAAYIITGCDSEYAFAEFRCFLISLGKDWYDKVIVNPDDLGLLIQWPEKDGYAYPFLDEYDLIAGQLFEDRTDRELPFVPSGMATPQGKKFSTKKKQLKATYPQLSAAFPF; encoded by the coding sequence ATGACCGAAACAGAATTTTGGCAGCTAGTAACGAGAACTACCCCGGATCAAGACCAGATCAGCTTAGCCGAGAATTTAAAGGGTAAACTTGAGCAGCTCAGTGATGAGCAGCTTGTTGAGTTTGATAAGTTCTTTGGGCAACAGATGCGTCGGTCATATTCCTGGTCGGTATGGGGGGCTGCCTATATCATTACCGGATGTGACTCTGAATATGCCTTTGCTGAGTTCCGCTGTTTTCTTATCTCATTAGGTAAAGACTGGTATGACAAAGTTATTGTTAATCCTGATGATCTGGGGCTGCTTATACAATGGCCGGAAAAGGATGGCTATGCCTATCCATTTTTAGATGAATATGACTTAATCGCCGGACAACTTTTTGAAGATAGGACGGATAGGGAATTGCCTTTCGTACCTTCGGGAATGGCCACTCCTCAGGGGAAGAAGTTCTCGACCAAGAAGAAACAACTTAAAGCGACTTACCCTCAATTGAGTGCGGCGTTTCCGTTTTAG